A stretch of Imperialibacter roseus DNA encodes these proteins:
- a CDS encoding MBG domain-containing protein, producing MVKATAEVTLSQLEQVADGSRKGVLVSTNPEGLKVEVTYNGLAEAPSEADTYNVEAGIVEENYQGSVEGVLALEEIETGIGCDEEYIVVFLNPVSKELTIDIKYEMNSRIYLFDMLGRRRLEKVLTSERTVLNLQHQPAGIYVLVIENERGNVLKQVKVRKEKLLTII from the coding sequence GTGGTCAAAGCTACGGCTGAAGTTACACTGTCTCAACTGGAACAAGTGGCCGATGGCTCACGAAAAGGAGTGCTGGTTTCCACCAACCCAGAAGGGCTCAAGGTTGAGGTTACTTACAATGGATTGGCCGAAGCACCGTCGGAAGCGGACACCTATAACGTGGAGGCTGGCATTGTGGAAGAAAACTACCAGGGTAGTGTGGAAGGCGTGCTTGCCCTGGAGGAAATTGAAACAGGAATCGGCTGTGATGAGGAATATATTGTTGTTTTTCTTAACCCTGTATCAAAAGAGCTTACAATTGATATCAAGTATGAGATGAACAGTAGGATTTACCTTTTTGATATGCTTGGTAGGAGAAGGCTGGAGAAGGTGCTGACTTCCGAAAGAACGGTTTTAAATCTACAACATCAGCCTGCTGGAATCTACGTTCTGGTAATTGAAAACGAAAGAGGCAATGTCTTGAAACAAGTGAAAGTAAGAAAAGAGAAGTTGCTCACGATCATTTGA